The DNA segment CGAAGCGCAGCTGCATCCACAACAGTTAACTCTCCTTCAAAGCGTGCAGTGGTAATACGAACCATATTGCGTGACTGGTGAGAGTTGCGTTGAAAGGACAAAAGGTGAGATTCAATCACCCTTGCAGTGACAATGTCATCAGAAGAGACACTGAAGCCATGCCTCGGAGCATTCTCCAGAAGCCAGTTAAGTTGAGTGTTCACCGTCGTTAAAGGAACAACTTTTCCACGTGTTCCTCGCGATTGTGGAACGCTCTTTGTCGGGTTCGCAACTAGTTCAAAATGCCACTGCTGCCCATTCTGAATGGCATGAATAAACCGGTCATAGTCAGCGATTTGTCCTGGTCGCGTATCCCATCCGGCCTGTTCAACAATATGTTCAACCGTAGGTTTCTCCGGTCCAACAATATAGAGAATATGTTCGTGCCTAGCCTTGTGATGGTCCACACGCCACAAGATACGGCCATGCTCTTTACTAGTATCCGGTGGGAAAGCAGCTGATATAGCAGCGTGCATAGCTTCAGGGTTGAGGAGTAGATGACGGCCGCCTCTCCTACGTTCATTGAGAAGAACACGAGTAAAAGTCGTCATACAGAAATCACCGCCTCAAAAAAAGGATCATGTTCCGTACCAAGTTCATTCACCACAATCTTTGGTGCATCCTCGATAACAGTGCGCCATCCATATTGCCGATGTTCGGAGGAAAAACTCAGCGGAACGTCGTGACGCAAGTCCCCGATCTCGCCAGGATCCGCATCACGGTAGATAGGGAGTTTTACGTGACGAGAACGAGATTTCTTATACGCCGTGGAAGCATGCCACTTTTCATGATTATGAAGAGCTTGTACGGCAGGTTCATCAACAATTCCTTGTACTAGGTCTGCTGATACTGGGCATGATCGCCTCCCTAAGAAAAGAGGAAAAGCAGGATGGTTCAACGCATGAGCCAATCCTTCGAGAATCTCCCGGTGAGGGGATTCAATAGCAACAAGGAAGGATGCGTCAGAAAGAAAATACCGAGTGACAAGGGTGGCATTAGCCTGTGGGTTAATCTGCCAGGGTTGCGCAGTTTGATAATCACGTAACAAAGTACCTGATTGATCAACTCTGACAGCAAGTTTCAATTTAGTGAGATCCTCAATAGGGTCACTTCGCCGTCTACCCTCGGCTGCTGCAAGCAATCCAATAACACCAGATTTACTGGGAGTCGCGGCT comes from the Lawsonella clevelandensis genome and includes:
- the cas5e gene encoding type I-E CRISPR-associated protein Cas5/CasD, with amino-acid sequence MSSFSLLLLLRGPMQSWGDESRYTTRATAATPSKSGVIGLLAAAEGRRRSDPIEDLTKLKLAVRVDQSGTLLRDYQTAQPWQINPQANATLVTRYFLSDASFLVAIESPHREILEGLAHALNHPAFPLFLGRRSCPVSADLVQGIVDEPAVQALHNHEKWHASTAYKKSRSRHVKLPIYRDADPGEIGDLRHDVPLSFSSEHRQYGWRTVIEDAPKIVVNELGTEHDPFFEAVISV
- the cas6e gene encoding type I-E CRISPR-associated protein Cas6/Cse3/CasE; protein product: MTTFTRVLLNERRRGGRHLLLNPEAMHAAISAAFPPDTSKEHGRILWRVDHHKARHEHILYIVGPEKPTVEHIVEQAGWDTRPGQIADYDRFIHAIQNGQQWHFELVANPTKSVPQSRGTRGKVVPLTTVNTQLNWLLENAPRHGFSVSSDDIVTARVIESHLLSFQRNSHQSRNMVRITTARFEGELTVVDAAALRHALMYGIGRARGYGCGLLTLAQRDS